The nucleotide sequence CCTCAGGCCCTTCATCTTCGACACCAAGCCCCTCATCGTCCAGTATGAGGTCAACTTCCAGCAAGGGATCGACTGCGGCGGCGCCTACGTCAAACTGCTCTCCCAGACACCTGACCTTAACCTGGTAAGAACATGCACATCGTGGTATTTAAGATGGAAACATCAAGTACTACTGCAGACTTCCTTTGTACATGCTCCCAAAAGTGTTTGTTTATAATAGATCATGTTTAGACCCGAGCTGTCTCTTCATCAGTACAAACATATTTTTTACCCAATACATCTGCACGTAGACTGCCTCGAGGTTAATGTAGTTCTTCTGCCCTTCAGGATGAGTTTGTTGACAAGACTCCCTACACCATCATGTTCGGACCAGACAAGTGCGGCGAGGACTACAAACTGCACTTCATCTTCCGCCACAAGAACCCCAAGACTGGCGAGTACGAGGAGAAGCACGCCAAGAAGCCCGACGCAGACCTGCGCACCTACTACACCGACAAGAAGACCCACCTTTACACGCTGGGTAAGACGTTTTAACATGTTCTACTCACGAGGCCTATATACTCTTTGATGGTCCACTAGTCTACAGACAAGAAGACTCGCCTAGGGAGACAACACGGTGAACAAGACATTTTCACATGTTCTATGAATCAGGTATGCTAATGACATTTCCAGGTGTATTCCTCTAAACatctctacctacctctctccttcctcctagtGTTGAACCCAGACAACAGCTTTGAGGTGCTGGTGGACCAGGCGGTGGTGAACAGTGGTAACCTGCTGACAGACATGACCCCCGCAATCAACCCGGCTGCCGAGATCGAGGACCCCGACGACCACAAGCCAGAGGACTGGGATGAGAGACCCAAGATCCAGGACCCTGACGCAGTCAAACCCGAGGACTGGTAAGTGTGCATATTTAAGTGTAGGTGAAAAAGGGGCTATTTTGCCAGGTTTTCTTACGTGTTGAAGTTTCACagcgtgtgcatgtgcgtttcAAATGTAGCTGTggaaagcgtgtgtgtgtgttagctgtcGACAGTTGTTGCTTTTTTTCCCCTTTCAGATGCCAGGTGTGCttatgtgtgttagtgtgtgtaccctctgactctctcccctgtcCCATAGGGATGAGGATGCACCGAAACAGATCCCAGATGAGGACGCAGTGAAGCCAGACGGCTGGCTGGATGATGAGTCCGAGTATACCAGCGACCCCGACGCGGTCAAGCCCGAGGACTGGTAACTACGATACCTTTACTCTCTCGTTCCGCTCATCCTACCCCTGCATCCTTCCCCACATACCGTCCACCATGGTACTCCATCTCTTCTCTCGCTCTACCCTCGTCTGCCACTCTATTCTTCGCCCCctcccttctatctctctccttctctctgccctTCATCTACCACTCTACTACCTCCTCTGTCTTTTCTGTCCCGTCGTGGTGTACCCTCATCTGGTTTAGCCCACTCATTTCTTGGAAGCTAATTGCTAGTGTTTGCGGCAAgctcctcctcttctctgtggAGAGAGCGGGCTTCCTGGTGAGAGGAGCTAATATCACAGCTTTGCCTCAGGACAGCCAGGTCTGGTTTTCGGGCTCTGTAGAGCTCCCCCTCTGCTCTCACTGTCTTTTATGTCTCACTTCTGTGGCGGAAATTAAATTAGAGCCCCCAGAGAAGAGGACTGGGACACAGTGGATAAAGGGGATTTATAGAAAGGGAGGAAAAGGAGATGCTGTTATTTTTCACTTATGCCTTCACGTTCTCtaaatttgatattttttttcttttttgtggTCTTTTGCTTTCTCACACCTACAGTAACTTGTAACCGTATATCATCATGTTGTACACTGTATGGCTTTGTCTGTATTGTGATCTGTGATGTTTTTCTCCAGGGAtgaggagatggatggagagtgGGAGGCCCCTCAGGTTCCTAACGCCCTCTGTGAAACCGCCCCCGGCTGTGGCGCCTGGCAACGGCCCATGATTGACAACCCCAGCTACAAGGGCAAGTGGAAGGCCCCCATGATCGACAATCCCAACTACCAGGTAACCCTTCACACCTCCCATCGTGTACCATATACCAAAGCATCAGCcactttagttttttttttttatcccagtgCAGTGTGTAGCCTAAATAACATACACACAATCGTTGCACTTGATCTTTCCAATTCGGTATTTGTATTGATGAGAGCCTACTATTTGCACTTTTTCTGATCTTGCATTGGTGACGTTGTGTTCTTGTCTTTCCCCCAAAAATCtcataccttttttttttactactgaGTTCTCGTTGCAGAGAAATCCAAATGTATGTACTTACAAATGGCTCCCCAAAAGAATAGTTTATGAATGCAACTCTCACGGTACTGTACACTCAACCTTCAATGTacctcccagggtgtgtggaagCCCAGGAAGATCGCCAACCCAGCCTTCTTCGAGGACCTCCATCCCTTCAGAATGACCCCCTTCAACGCCGTGGGCCTGGAGCTGTGGTCCATGTCCAGCGACATCTTCTTTGATAACTTCTTCATCACCAACGAGAGGCACACGGCCGATCGCTGGGCCAACGATGGTTGGGGCCTGAAGAAGGCTGCTGAGGGAGCCGCTGAGGTGGGTGCAAtagcgcacacgcacacagagagacgGGCACACAGAGACTCCTCATGACTAGTTGATAAAACTTCTCATAAATTCTTCACATAAAATATACAGACATTTGATAAGGAACGAATATGCAGTGCAATCGTCTGACATTTCAAGCAGGTCCATAAGATCTCTCTTCGCTCCATATCACACTTCTATCCTAACCATAGAACGTTCAGCTTCTTATTTGCATAGGATTCCTCTTGCATCTAAGATGTTCCCTTCGGACAGTTTGTTTTGAAGCACCTAGAACTAAGGGACCTATTCTTGTATCCAGAGACTTCTCCAAAACCTCTTCAGGGAGCAATATGGATATTTGTAGTGTTGCTGTTTTTACATGATGCAAGCCTCTATTCTCTGGGGTAAGCAATCAAGTCAGATTGACTAGCggtgacaaaaatataaacgcaacaaccaacaatttcaacgattttactgagttgcagttaatataaggaaatcagtcaattaaaatagtcattaggcccttatctatggatttcacatggctgggcaggggcgcagccatgggtgggcctcggagggcataggcccacccacttgggagccaagcCCAGTCTCTGGGGAGTCAGGCCCAGCCtatcagaatttgtttttccccacaaaagggctttattacagacaggagtacagaaatactcctcagtttcgtCAGCTGTCCGGagggctggtctcagacaattccGCCAttaaagaagctggatgtggagttcctgggctggcgtggttacacggagtcaacggttgtgaggccggttggaagtactgccaaattctctaaaatgacgttggaggcggcttatggtagaaaaatgtacattcaattctctggcaacagctctggtggacattcctgcagtcgtcAGTATGCCaactgcatgctccctcaacttgagacatctgtggcattgtgttgtgtgccaaaactgcacattttagactgGCCTTTTGTctccagtacaaggtgcacctgtgtaatgatcatgctgtttaatcagcttcttgatatgccacacctttcaggtggatagattatcttgtgaaatgctcactaacagggatgtacacAAATTTGGGGCCAAACATTTTTTCTCATTTTCCCATTTGTACAAAaagcttttatttcagctcatgaaacatgggaccaacactttacatgttgcgttttatatttttggtcaATATACATGCCAAGGATCAGGGGCCGTATGTATCAAGTTTCTCAGAGTAGGAATGGGCACGGATAATCAAATATATCTGAACGGACGTTAGTATTCGATTACTTGAGTGAGTGTTCATTTTTGGAGAAACAAACTTGTGGG is from Salvelinus namaycush isolate Seneca chromosome 17, SaNama_1.0, whole genome shotgun sequence and encodes:
- the canx gene encoding calnexin isoform X3, which codes for MELKVRYVLLLAVGLWSTLLLTTVTAHQEEEDEPIMEMGGDMDVEDEMEELDHGEELLDGEVEADKPPGPPSVPKVTYKAPEPTGEHFFAESFDMGTLDSWVLSKAKKEDIDEDIAKYDGKWEVEDMKDGKLPGDKGLVLKSRAKHHAISAQLLRPFIFDTKPLIVQYEVNFQQGIDCGGAYVKLLSQTPDLNLDEFVDKTPYTIMFGPDKCGEDYKLHFIFRHKNPKTGEYEEKHAKKPDADLRTYYTDKKTHLYTLVLNPDNSFEVLVDQAVVNSGNLLTDMTPAINPAAEIEDPDDHKPEDWDERPKIQDPDAVKPEDWDEDAPKQIPDEDAVKPDGWLDDESEYTSDPDAVKPEDWDEEMDGEWEAPQVPNALCETAPGCGAWQRPMIDNPSYKGKWKAPMIDNPNYQGVWKPRKIANPAFFEDLHPFRMTPFNAVGLELWSMSSDIFFDNFFITNERHTADRWANDGWGLKKAAEGAAEPGLVNQMMTAADERPWLWVVYVLTVAVPLVLIIVFCCTGKKTAANAADYKKTDEPQPDVKEEEVVEKAEADQVKEEKSQPAAAEKNSDAEDSPAEEVNEEEEDEEEEGLEEEEEEEVTEEVRGQ
- the canx gene encoding calnexin isoform X2 — encoded protein: MELKVRYVLLLAVGLWSTLLLTTVTAHQEEEDEPIMEMGGDMDVEDEMEELDHGEELLDGEVEADKPPGPPSVPKVTYKAPEPTGEHFFAESFDMGTLDSWVLSKAKKEDIDEDIAKYDGKWEVEDMKDGKLPGDKGLVLKSRAKHHAISAQLLRPFIFDTKPLIVQYEVNFQQGIDCGGAYVKLLSQTPDLNLDEFVDKTPYTIMFGPDKCGEDYKLHFIFRHKNPKTGEYEEKHAKKPDADLRTYYTDKKTHLYTLVLNPDNSFEVLVDQAVVNSGNLLTDMTPAINPAAEIEDPDDHKPEDWDERPKIQDPDAVKPEDWDEDAPKQIPDEDAVKPDGWLDDESEYTSDPDAVKPEDWDEEMDGEWEAPQVPNALCETAPGCGAWQRPMIDNPSYKGKWKAPMIDNPNYQGVWKPRKIANPAFFEDLHPFRMTPFNAVGLELWSMSSDIFFDNFFITNERHTADRWANDGWGLKKAAEGAAEPGLVNQMMTAADERPWLWVVYVLTVAVPLVLIIVFCCTGKKTAANAADYKKTDEPQPDVKEEEVVEKAEADQVKEEKSQPAAEKNSDAEDSPAEEVNEEEEDEEEEGLEEEEEEEVTEEKQEDDLLRRSPRNRKLRKD
- the canx gene encoding calnexin isoform X1, with the translated sequence MELKVRYVLLLAVGLWSTLLLTTVTAHQEEEDEPIMEMGGDMDVEDEMEELDHGEELLDGEVEADKPPGPPSVPKVTYKAPEPTGEHFFAESFDMGTLDSWVLSKAKKEDIDEDIAKYDGKWEVEDMKDGKLPGDKGLVLKSRAKHHAISAQLLRPFIFDTKPLIVQYEVNFQQGIDCGGAYVKLLSQTPDLNLDEFVDKTPYTIMFGPDKCGEDYKLHFIFRHKNPKTGEYEEKHAKKPDADLRTYYTDKKTHLYTLVLNPDNSFEVLVDQAVVNSGNLLTDMTPAINPAAEIEDPDDHKPEDWDERPKIQDPDAVKPEDWDEDAPKQIPDEDAVKPDGWLDDESEYTSDPDAVKPEDWDEEMDGEWEAPQVPNALCETAPGCGAWQRPMIDNPSYKGKWKAPMIDNPNYQGVWKPRKIANPAFFEDLHPFRMTPFNAVGLELWSMSSDIFFDNFFITNERHTADRWANDGWGLKKAAEGAAEPGLVNQMMTAADERPWLWVVYVLTVAVPLVLIIVFCCTGKKTAANAADYKKTDEPQPDVKEEEVVEKAEADQVKEEKSQPAAAEKNSDAEDSPAEEVNEEEEDEEEEGLEEEEEEEVTEEKQEDDLLRRSPRNRKLRKD